The Porites lutea chromosome 9, jaPorLute2.1, whole genome shotgun sequence sequence caaatatttATCCTTTTCTGATTGACTCTTGTCATTGGCTAATTCTTCATTACTAGCTAGCGTTGACAAAATTTTGAAGACGTTTGGTGATATCTAGTCAAATTACATCAataatatacaactatcccctgaaggggaggtgaatatgGTAATATATACCTCGAAGTATATAACTACcgctgttcaccgaccctgagggggatagttgttttagtatttaccaaatcagttggatatactttttgtaaactaaaaacgtcacttagtaggaactttgtttacaatttacaattatttCGGGGATTTTGTCAAGAGAATTTTATGATTTTGCTGCAAATTCAGCATGAGATTAATTCTCTACataacctgcgtagcaggcgcttgcaAGTAGTGGCCGCAAGAAATAACGGGCGCACGACAGGGAGACACGCGTTCTTTGcgccaaggatattccgagttacgcgAACCtatcaaaacgcgcgaaaattgctattcagCGATTTGGTAAATACTTATACAAGCTATGGCCATGACAACAGAGAAGTCCTGGGGGcgagatttgttttttttttttaaattccaaaTCGCTGGAACTTCATCAGCGATGTGAAGTGTCAAGGTTGCGTAACACTTCACGTCTTTGATAAAAGTCCAGCAATTCGTacgaaaaatttattttttgtctcaAATTTTGCTCTAAATCTTGGAATTTTTTCTATACTAAATGTCTTCGCCAGATCAGGTGAAATACCCCTGTATGTAACATAGTTTGTTGATTTGTTCGTTGTTCGTCATTGTCATTAATTCAGTGATCTGATTCAAAATAATACCACCCCAGTTACTTTCTTAACGCCTTTTCTCTGATGGTGATCGTGTTTTAGTGATGAGTAAGTACTGAATGGGAAGGGAACTAAATGACAATCATGACCGCCCATTTAATTCAAGCCAAAAATTGTTTCCACTAGGTCGGCGGTTGTGACGATAAACGGAGCTGTTGGAGGTGGAATTGTGGGGACAGTGTACAGGTATATGAGCTGTTATCTTCCATCTGCTCAAGCTTACGATAGAATATACCTGTCCAGGATAGAACGCTAATTACACGCTTGGAGATTTTTAGTGATAGCTAACacagcagtggcggatccaggaaaGGGGCCTGGTGGaccgcccgcccccccccccccccccgcttatttttaaaccaaactgagggccgaagggccgaaaaaaaaaattggggagaCCAGTCttccccttatctaagggtctggatgaccgccacctcttatctcaaggtctggatctggcacTGCACACGGTTTTGTTCTCTCTATCAGGGAGGGATATTTTATGCTTGTCACACGTACCTAAGCCCGTATCACCCCTCCCTGTCCCTCTCGGGTCTAAACCTTGATACCTGCGTTAACTGTTGTCGTGAATAAAAGCCTCATAAAAGGTCACCAAATCAAAATTATTCTGtcagatataaaaaaacagctCATTTAGATTTGAGAAACTTATAAAACAATGTTTTGGTTCACTCGACACTGGGGTAATAGTGACCTTGCTTGCGATTGGAATCATCCCTGTTGTTAAGTCAGTTCAGTCACACGGCTTACCATCTAACTGTATGTAttgacctttttaccgatacggcggctatattgaattaattcgatttgaggagtattataggatgcccaggatGGGCATATATAATAactgaaattacaaaaaataggatgcgcttttcgggacatttttttgtaaagttttcttagaataaatTTGTAATGGAAAAAAGATCGTTTtaccgtgtttggatgtaataatgatcgcctttttctagtttagtattagaaatataaTCTTTCACTGTAAATTTCTCGGAAAAAAGGCGAATGTCTcacattatggctcttggtcccattaaaaacaattaatgaTTAATTGTTGGAGAGTTTACGTTTCCAAagtattgtttttctttttatttatttagtgcaGTCCTTTTTTTGATTTAAGATACTCGCCTGTTTACCTGCATGGTTAATGAAAGGCCAATCCGTTTTTTTTCCTACTCTGTAGTTACGTTGTCTACAAAAACAGATTGGACATACCATGCTTCGTCACTGGAATCATATCAGGTCTCGTGTCCATCACAGGTCAGTGCAGATTCAAAGTGGGAGATCGACTGAGAGTACGGTTTTAGGGGTTCCAGTAAGGGCACTCCATTATTTGGCTAAAACGGGTATGTACTGCCGAACAGGATATGGTTTTCAGGATCTTGAgtcttaaccctcggacgtacaagggggaAGGGAAGAGGGGCGGTTGCCACCCTccataaggtttttctgacttttttcctagacgataaaacatcgTCACTTGAAGTTTtctgtagctgttcgtttattcttcgcgcacattttgagacaagtttactgatggtcagttactatgagatatgacgtcataagtagcaggtggtcgagccatttttgagtggaaatgcatgttttttcaacttttttcaacaataaaagtaaaacttgtggatgaaatgatgcaaagtaattatttatgtgttattttacatgttaagcccaaaaaagtattaatttgtcactgtttttaccttatttctaattcttgataaAATCCAAGAGGGCGGCCAAGATGGTGACcatgtttggtgacgtcacagacctTCAGCGGCGTCACCACcgataaaatatacctcatcttgtagggaagatcaaaggctttccactgaaggcaaaatcgtttcgaaatattgcaacatatcaaaaacccaagggggggggggggggggtgggtccatacatacatacatgcatacacccatacatgttttatttatttggagtcttatacaataaatagtacatcaactatttccaaataattttttgGAGAGACCCAAAGCCTTTAAAAGAGTATGTAAAGGTTGCCGAGGCCTACATGTTTTGTACCAAAAacttttttcctcaaaaaatcTAATTCTTTGATGCTGTCTTAAGAATTCTGTGTGCGAAACGAAATGAATcagggtagcgaaatgaacGATCTTTGTCTTAAACAAGGAAAGGTGTGGAAGGCTCCTAAGGCACAACCCTACGCAAATTTACTTTGAGTgccccctctcccctccctcGGGCTAAAGAGCCCAGGGGCGTAGCGGTCTCTTCTCCTGTACGTACCTGCGTAAATGGGAGCAATTtaggtttttgggaaactgaccacctacccctcgcctaatccaacattttgccctaagtgagaagtaagtgttaatgttggcttaggggaggggtaggtggtcagtttcccAAAAACCCAAACTGATCTcgtaaatgtacctgaaaaaaaaaaaacagaaataaatggAAGTTAAATGAGAGTCGATAATTGAGAAAAAGCACAAACACCTCAAGTCATGATAAAACTTCGATTACATGTGTTTctttcaaatgatttttttaaatcaaaaggCAGCTTTTTTTCACATGCAAACGTTAGTTTTTTTCACGAATGGCGTGATTGGCGTACCTATGATCAATGTTGATGCAAGTGCTGGAAAAAGGCGGGCCGGTGACTATAGAATAGGAAAAGCccagtttggaaaaaaaaaacagcaattcTGAGCAACttgttttcaaataataatcAGTGGGCAAGGTGAGAGGTCTTTGTCTCGAAAACGGCAATTATCAAGGAGGCTCATTACATTGACTGATGGGGTAAAAGGCAGTGATTCTGATTTGACAGGGAGCAAGCTTAATGGTCCTAAATTTGTATCTAATGTGTCTAATCTAATCCCAATTTTCAGCTATCTGCACTCTCGCTCGTCCCTGGGAGGGAATAGTTATTGGTGCAGTGGGTGCTCTATTTGCATGTCCCGGATGTGCTCTTCTTGATCGACTCCGAATCGATGACCCTGTTGGTTGTGTTCCCATCCACCTCTTTGCTTCAGTCTGGGGGCTCTTGGCTGTTGCCCTGTTTGCTGAGAAAGACACTTTCGAAAACTCAGTTTCTGAGGATTTTGGAATCTTTAAGGGTGGTCCTTGGAGATTTTTGGGAGTACAGGCACTTGCGATTGTAGCTGTTTCCGTGTGGACCGCGATTGTTAGTTTTCTGGAGCTGCTATTGGTCGATAAGCTGGTTGGAATGCGCGTATCCCCAAGGGAAGAACTTCTGGGCGCTGACAACGTTCAACATGGAATTGAACGAAGCTGTAGTCAATCCGTGTGTTCCTGTGGACCAGCCAATACTGCCGACAACAGCAATGGTCCGGAAACGATATCTTGCGGATCAGGGAGACTCTTTGAACGTCTGCCAATGCCTTGGTCACCGTCACACTCTTTTTCTTCGCCAGTACACCGTGAAGCTCCATGGAAGACGACGTTTGAGCGGCAGTCAGGAGGTCTTCGTACTGGTAACATAGTACATTGAGCCAAACCGAAAAATctggattctggaatctggattccacaaatccgaatccggaatccgggaaactTTTGCATTTGGACTCCAGAATCTTAGGCATTGGGATCCGGgaaacagctcaaggaatccgagATCCCAATAATgattagaatccagaatcccagtCCAGTGccttgaatccggaatccacagcgttgAATCCAGGATCCAAGACTGTAATGGATTCCCTTTCGTGATTTTTTAGCCAGAGCATGACATACAAGTTGTGTGTaaataagggaccggtcattatttatcgcctgggagggggggagggtgggggcgGGAGCTGAGGATTTGGGGTTAAACAACGTGAAATTTAGCCAATCCCcactttgaatgttacttcactgaagtgatcgcccgtaataacatttgatgactttcgcgatcagcgccccccccccccctccccccctctaacatcttcattttccaagcaaatttgagtggtccaCTCTGAATCCTcctaaagttttcatttttcagtttgGGTTCTCAGTTATGACTGATCCCCCTTTTTTTAATGATCAGTCTCTAACTTCAAATTATTACTGTGCATTCCATTAGGAAATCTGGATTTTGTTGGTTTGAAGTCCAGATTTTGGATTTTGCATTCAAGTGCGAAATCCAAAAAAGGATTTCAACGCACCATCTAGTTGTTTCAACGCTATGCCTACCCTACAAATTGCAATTTCTGTTCTCCCTGATCTTTCCCAGCTCCCTGCTTATTCCACTTTTCATTTGTAAAACAATTTGAACCACAACCTCGAAAAAGTAAATTCCAATGGGGTGGGAAGTCTGCCAAGTCAAGTACTCAATTAAACTGAATGCACAGAGGCAAAAAGAGACACTTCAACAGGCAGGGGTGAAGGAGTTTTTATAGACAGTCTGTTTGAGAGAATCAGAATACCAGATGCAAGCCACTTATCTTTAATTTACTGCACTAAAGATGTTAcaatgtgttttgtttatgaaCATCTACTGTTTCATGTTTGattgttgttttctctttggAACACACACTACTAATGTAATGTAACTTTAGTCAATTATTTTATTGCAACTCATGCATGTATCCAGGTAGTATAAAAAAGACGAAATCTCTTCTAATAAGCCAATGAATTTCGTTGTTTGATAATTATGATCAACCAATGGCTCGGGCTTTTGAAGACAAACAAGGTGCAGACAGGAAGAGGAAAGGAACTAAGTATTTTGTTGCCCCATATAATGGactccaagacagtcttggattctggattccttggcGACGGttctggattctttgtcagtggaacttagattccggattccaatctttCAAGGGATTTCGCATTCCTTGAGGTGTATTCAtaattccaaagcccaggattccggaatccacaagcaaaatttcctggattacggattccagaagcaaaaatttcccagattcctaATTCCCATATTTTGGGTTTAAATTGGTCTCAGGCCAAAGTTTATGTGTTGTGTGGTAGTTTCACTTTGCACAAAATGTTGTAATTATAGGATAAATGTCTGAGCTCTGATGTCTCCTTAAAAACTGTTACTGAGCACACAGTGCTAGTTCATTATTGTTTAAATGGCTGAGGAGTGAAGTCATTCCATGCACCTTTCCAAATAATCATAAAGTACATCAACAATATGTTATGTTCTTGAATAGgcaagataaaaataattatacttttTTGAGTTGTACAAATGATTGTAAGGAGTCTTTTGGGATTCGCAGGGAAGTTAAGGTTAGCCACTGATTGGAATCAGTATCACATGAACTATGATATTCAGCACATGATAGTAGTTCCTTCTTATCAAAATCATATTTATACAAGGAAATATTATATCTCTCATGACGTACCAGATAAATACCTTCTTTGAAACTTACAGCACTTGTAAAACCTAGTACATCTGTATTTTGTAGAATAGACCACACATTTGATGTTGGATCATACATTTCAATACAACTTGAGAACTGAGTTTCATTTCCATTGTTGCCAAAGAATCCTCCAAACAAAAACACTTTCTCTTTCACAATAGCGCCACAAGAAAACATCTTTCTCTCAGCAGTTGAAGCAACTCTATTCCAAGAGTTTCTTTCAGGGTCATATTTTTCCACTAAGTCCAGCACTCCATCACCAGACATGCCTCCTACTGCATACAAAGAACTTTCATCGGCAACAGCGCACACACCCCACCTAGCAACACTCATTGGTGCTACCTCCTGCCACAGCTTTGTATCAGGATTATACTTATGTACACGATCACTCCCTCCAccaataaaatagagacaaccTTGGAAGTTAACTACACCCCCAAATAGATGTGTTGAATTCTGCATCACTGATGGGAGTGAGATGACAGGTGCCCAAGAGTTTACTGATGGATCGTAACGTTCCAGTGCACATTTGATACGATCTTTTTTTCTCATCAGGTACACTTTTCCATGACATGCAACCATTCTGTTGCCAATCATATTTTCTCCTGGTACCATGTCCGCCATCTTGTACCATCTGTTAATTGAAGGAATGTAGCAATATGTCTTATTTCCTTTACAAGTAACAAGCCCATCTTCACAATTGTTAAGGCATTTCCTTGGTGGCTTGGCAAAATAACAATCTTCACTGCCACTTGAAACCTCTTTCAGTGCATTTAATACAAATTCTGTGCATATTGCACTGTCTTTTACCAAAGGATGACTAAGAACCACCTTGAACACAAAGTTGCGTGACATGTACACCACTCTAACGTGacgaaataatt is a genomic window containing:
- the LOC140948981 gene encoding putative ammonium transporter 3, with product MNETTQQGNSNGDTELHDHDDATWILTSAFTIFTMQSGFGLLESGFVSLKNEANIMVKNAVDIVFGGFSYWLFGYAFSFGIIQNGNPFCGLGYFLTDAEGSSMGQIYSKYFFQLSFATTATTIVSGAMAERIKLKAYILYSFLNTLTYSFPAHWIWDENGFLHTMGAVDIAGCSAVHLVGGVSGLVATMMLKPRSGRFDKNVPPKQMASPTNVLLGTFMLWWGWLGFNCGSTLGITGMRWKLASRSAVVTINGAVGGGIVGTVYSYVVYKNRLDIPCFVTGIISGLVSITAICTLARPWEGIVIGAVGALFACPGCALLDRLRIDDPVGCVPIHLFASVWGLLAVALFAEKDTFENSVSEDFGIFKGGPWRFLGVQALAIVAVSVWTAIVSFLELLLVDKLVGMRVSPREELLGADNVQHGIERSCSQSVCSCGPANTADNSNGPETISCGSGRLFERLPMPWSPSHSFSSPVHREAPWKTTFERQSGGLRTGNIVH
- the LOC140948021 gene encoding kelch-like protein 11, which produces MDRLLQPVVGDNGQEKFCVEMMKRLNIQRRNEHLCDVILEVGSGDHQARLKAHKIVLCAVSPFFYNALNIEMTEKKEGVIKLEQTSKAVMGEVLEYLYTGHVDINEHNVFDLLQLADFLIVPSLKVASVEFISETLSSSNCLLAYYSASRYQCPDLQRQAKDFIFENFMSVTESADFQNLKGEEVAEWISSDEIQINSEEDVFHVIVKWMEGRDHKEREVFFELFRHVRVVYMSRNFVFKVVLSHPLVKDSAICTEFVLNALKEVSSGSEDCYFAKPPRKCLNNCEDGLVTCKGNKTYCYIPSINRWYKMADMVPGENMIGNRMVACHGKVYLMRKKDRIKCALERYDPSVNSWAPVISLPSVMQNSTHLFGGVVNFQGCLYFIGGGSDRVHKYNPDTKLWQEVAPMSVARWGVCAVADESSLYAVGGMSGDGVLDLVEKYDPERNSWNRVASTAERKMFSCGAIVKEKVFLFGGFFGNNGNETQFSSCIEMYDPTSNVWSILQNTDVLGFTSAVSFKEGIYLVRHERYNISLYKYDFDKKELLSCAEYHSSCDTDSNQWLTLTSLRIPKDSLQSFVQLKKV